The genomic interval AAGCGCCAGGTCAATGGATTCCCCGCTATATCGCAGGCAGGGCTCAACGTAATTCATACCGGCCAGGCTGAAGATCTCTGCTTCCGTGGTATTGGCCGGGGCATTATTCACATCGTATACGGTATTGAAACGTTCCAGGAAGGATGGAGTAGCCGTGGTTGTGAACAATGTTTTGCCAAAGTTTTCCGCTGTCGCGGGATAGATCCGGATCTTAATATGCTGTTCATGCTGCCCCAACAGCGCGTCTTCCAAAGCAGTCAGCTGACCCAGGGCCGGCAACTGTCCCAGTTTTTCCAGTAGTGCAGGAGTGGGGAGGGCGGCCACGAGTTCTATTTCGTCAATGATATTTTCAGTACGGCGGAACTGACCTGTGAGGGAGACTGCGGCTGGCGCCAATAGCTGCTGCAGTTCTTTTTCGAGCGACAATGCAAGCGCTTCTGCCTGGGCGTAGAGATAGCGGCCCTGGTTACTGAAGTAGAATTCTATGCTCTGTTTCACGGCGTCCTGTGTCTTCTGACCGAACCCTTTGAGAAGCGTCAGGCGATTTTCGTTACAGGCATAGAGCAGTTCTCCCAGTGTTTCCACCTCGAGCTCTTTCCAGATAGTAGCGATCTTTTTGGGTCCCAGGCCCTTTATTTTCAGCATTTCGAGAATGCCGGGAGGTGTTTTAAGCAGGTATGCTTCGAGGGCGGAGAATTTTCCGGTAGCCAGCATTTCCTGGATAGCTTTACCGATGGAATCGCCGATGCCTTTTATTTTAGAGATCTCTTCCGGCGGGGTAACCTGTAGTTGCACAGGCAGTTTTTCTACGGTGAAGGCAGCGCTGGAAAATGATTTAGCTTTAAAGCTATTATCTCCCTGGATGTCCATTAGTTTGGAAATCAGAGAGAAGTTATCGGCAATGGCGTAGTTATCGAGCATAAATTGGATTGAATTGCGAATTTAATAGATCGAGTTGAAAATCGGGGCGAAAGGTTACCGTATTCCGGCTTTGGGGTGTTTGTACAAAACGGTATCATTCGCTGTGATCGGCTCCGTAAGGAGCTGCGTGTTTTTATCCCCGGGTGCAACCCGGGGATAAAATGTGGGGACAAAAACGCTGACAAAACCAGGGACAAAAAACGGGAACAAAAAGCGGGGACAATGGCGGTGAAAAATGAATAAAAAGCCATTGGCAAACGTAATCAACAAACGGTATCAATCGCTACGATCGGCTCCGTCAGGAGCCGCGTGTTTGTAGCCCCGGGTGGAACCCGGGGGATAAAAATGCGGGGGACAAAACCGGGGACAAAAAACGGGAACAAAAAGCGGGGACAATGCCGGTGAAAAACGAATAAAACGCCATTGGCAAACGTATCAACAAAACGGTATCAATCGCTACGATCGGCTCCGTCAGGAGCCGCGTGTTTATAGCCCCGGGTGCAACCCGGGGAATAAAAATGCGGGGACAAAACCGGGGACAAAAACCGGAAACAAAAAACGGGAACAATGCCGGTGAAAAACGAATAAAACGCCGATGGCAAACGCAATCAACAAAACGGTATCAATCGCTACGATCGGCTCCGTCAGGAGCCGCGTGTTTGTAGCCCCGGGTGCAACCCGGGGGATAAAATGCGGGAACAAAACCGGGGACAAAAACCGGAAACAAAAAACGGGAACAATGCCGGTGAAAAACGAATAAAACGCCGATGGCAAACGCAATCAACAAAACGGTATCAATCGCTGCGATCGGCTCCGTCAGGAGCCGCGTGTTTGTAGCCCCGGGTGGAACCCGGGGGATAAAAATGCGGGGGATAAAAATGCGGGAACAATAAACCCGGGGGACCCAATACCGGGAATACGATGCCGGAGAAATTCACATGCCCCGGATACAAATAAAAAAAGATCCTGGTGTAACCAGGACCTTTTATTTTCACAGTTTGTAAAGTCGATCTTACAACTCTGGAGCGATTGGAGCTGCCGGAGCTGGAGGAGTGGAAGATGCTGGTTTAGAAGATTTCTTCTTAGCAGCAGCTTTCTTTTTAGGAGCGGCTTTCTTAGCAGCAGCCTTTTTAGGAGCAGCTTTCTTAGCAGCAGCTTTTTTAGGAGCGGCTTTCTTAGCAGCAGCTTTCTTTTTAGGAGCAGCTTTCTTAGCAGCAGCCTTTTTAGGAGCAGCTTTCTTAGCAGCAGCCTTTTTAGGAGCGGCTTTCTTAGCAGCAGCTTTTTTAGGAGCAGCTTTCTTAGCAGCAGCTTTCTTTTTAGGAGCAGCTTTCTTAGCAGCGGCTTTTTTAGGAGCAGCTTTCTTAGCAGCAGCTTTTTTCTTAGGAGCAGCCTTTTTAGGAGCAGCTTTTTTAGCCGCTTTCTTAATTGTTGCCATTGTTTTTTGAATTTTGGGTTAGTAATTAAAATTGGGTATTAAAAAAAAACTTTATGGCAAACACTGTTCCAGACTTACGCCTGGGCAGTGGTGTCAAGTGATCTTACGGAAACGATGGTTTTGTTTTCACGTCCTTTTCTGAATTCCACAACACCATCAGCTACTGCGAAAATGGTAAAATCTCTACCAATTCCTACGTTCTGTCCAGGATGATAAACGGTACCGCGCTGGCGAACAATAATGTTACCAGATACGGCTGCCTGACCACCAAATATTTTTACACCCAGTCTTTTGCTCTGGGAATCACGGCCGTTCTTAACGCTACCTTCACCTTTTTTATGTGCCATTTCTTATGTAAGGTTTAAAACTTTATCTAATAATAATTAAGCAATTTCGTTGATCCGGATCTTCGTGAAGTGTGTACGGTGACCAACTTTCTTTCTGAAACCTTTTCTGCGTTTCATTTTGAAAGCAATTACCTTATCACCCTGAACGTGGCTCAGGATCTCTGCTTTAACCACTGATTTTACATCAGTACCAACGGTCAGCTGGCCGCCATTATCTATTAACAACACGTCAGAGAACTGCACTTTATCTCCAATATTTCCCTGCAACTGTTGTACAAAGATTTCCTGGTCTTTTTGTACTTTGAATTGCTGACCTGCGATTTTTACAACTGCAAACATAGTTATCCAAAAATAATTTCCTGCAAAAGTAGGATTTGTTTTCTAATTGACAAACTTTTCTCAGCTTTTTGCTATCAGACTGTTTACAGCCCGATTCCACTGAGAATTACAATTTATATTTTCAAAGATACATACTTTATTTTAATATAGTTGATTGTGATCGCCATATATACTGCTGTTTTCGCTGATAATCGCCTCCATCTTGAGGTTCCGGTATACTCACAAATACCTTGGAACCCTTGCAATATGGGCTTTTATAACAATTTTTATTTTATACATTTGTCCTTTCACTTATCCTAAAATAAAAGGCATGAAGCTTAAATCACTGCTTGCCAAACCATTTGCTTCCATCATAGCTAACAAGATCAGGAAGGAAATGCAACGGGCGGTAGAAGACCAGGAGGCTATTCTGGAGGAGTTGATAAAAACAGGCAGGAAGACCGAGTTTGGAAAAGATCATCATTTTGAGAATATCAATAATTATAATGAATTCAAACAGGCAGTACCTGTCAGGGATTATGAGCAGTTCAAGCCCTATATCAATAAAATAAAAGACGGTAAACAGAACGTATTGTGGAAAGGACAGCCTATTTACCTGGCTAAAACCTCCGGCACGACGAGCGGTGTGAAATACATCCCTATTACAAAAGACTCCGTTTCCAATCATATAGATACCGCCCGTAATGCCCTGCTGATGTACATGGCAGAAACCGGTAAAACCGAGTTTGCCAGCGGAAAGCTCATTTTCCTGTCCGGCTCTCCTGTGCTGGAAAGGGTAGGAGGCATTCCTTACGGTCGCCTGAGCGGTATTGTGAATCACCATGTGCCACGCTATCTGCGCACCAACCAGTTGCCTTCATACGAGACCAATTGCATTGAAGACTGGGAAACCAAGCTGGATAAGATCGTTGATGAAACCATCGATCAGGATATGACCCTGATCAGCGGCATTCCACCATGGATGCAGATGTACTTCGACAGGCTGATTGAAAGAAGCGGAAAGCCGGTAGGAGAGCTGTTTAAGAACCTGGACGTATTAGTATATGGAGGGGTGAACTTCGAACCTTATCGTGCAAAACTCATGGCTTCCGTTGGTCGCCCGATCAATACAGTAGAGACTTTCCCGGCATCTGAAGGCTTCTTTGCCTTCCAGGATACACAGGAACATAAAGGTCTGTTGCTGAACACCAACTCAGGCATCTTCTATGAGTTTATTCCCGCCAACGAGATATTCGATCCCAATCCTACCCGTTTGTCTCTGAAAGACGTACAGGTAGGTGTGAACTATGCGCTGGTAGTAAGTACCAACGCAGGTTTGTGGGCATATAATATTGGTGATACCGTGAAATTTGTATCTACCAATCCCTACCGTTTGCTGGTTACAGGTCGTATCAAGCACTTTATCTCCGCTTTCGGAGAGCACGTGATCGGAGAGGAAGTGGAATACAGCCTGATGAGAGCTGCAAAGGAAGAAAATCTGCATATTACTGAGTTCACGGTAGCTCCTATGGTAGCGCCACAGGGTGAATTGCCGTATCACGAGTGGTTCGTAGAATTTGAAACGCCTCCTGCCGACCTGGCTGCTTTTGCGAAAAAAGTGGACGGATATATGCAGGAAAAGAACATTTATTACAATGATCTGTTGACAGGAAATATCCTGCAGCCCCTGAAGATCAGGGCGGTACGCAAGCAGGGTTTTATCGATTATATGAAGTCAGTAGGTAAACTTGGCGGACAAAATAAGGTACCCCGTTTAAGCAATGACAGATCATTGGCTGATGAACTGAGCAAGTTCCTCCAATGAGGACTTTTTTATTAGGAATTGGTAGTCAGGGATAAGGAGATAGTACTCCTTCGCCTTAAATCCTACATCCTAATTCTCTTATTTCCCTTATTATTGCATCAATGAGTAAGAAGAACATAGCCATATTTGGCTCCACAGGATCTATTGGCATCCAGGCATTGGAGGTGATTGAAGCACATCCTGACAAGTTCAGTGTGGAAGTATTGACCGGTGGCCATAACGCCGGACTTTTAATTGAACAGGCTTTGAAATTCCGTCCGAATGCTGTTGTGATAGCCGATGAAACACAATATGAGAAGGTTAAGGAAGTATTATTCGATAAAGGAATAAAGGTATTCGCAGGCGCCAAAGCGATGGTGGAAGTGGCTGCCTGGAGTAATATAGATATGATGCTGGCCGCTATAATGGGGTTTGCAGGTCTGGCGCCTACCCTGGCAGCTATCGAACAGGGTACACCTATCGCCCTGGCTAACAAGGAGACCCTGGTGGTAGCGGGAGATATCGTCATGGCGGCTGCCAACAGAAGAAATGTACCTGTCATCCCGGTAGATTCTGAGCATTCGGCCATTTTCCAGTGTCTGCTCGGCGAGTCGCTCACCAAAGTGGACAAGGTGATCCTCACCGCTTCCGGTGGCCCTTTCCTGGGTAAAAAGCCGAACTTCCTCATCAACGTGAAGAAGGATCATGCGCTCCAGCATCCGAACTGGAGAATGGGCGCCAAGATCACGATCGACTGTGCCACCCTTATGAACAAAGGCCTGGAGATGATCGAGGCCCGCTGGTTGTTCAATCTGCCGCCAGACAAGATCGAAGTGGTGATACATCCGCAGTCCATTATCCACTCCATGGTAGAGTTTGTGGACGGATCGCTGAAAGCGCAGCTGGGCGTGCCTGACATGAAGTTGCCGATACAATTTGCATTAGGATTTCCGGAAAGACTCGCCAACGATTTCCCGAAATTCTCTTTCAAGAATAATCCTACGCTGACATTCGAACAACCGGATACCAAGACTTTCCGTAACCTGGCCATCGCCATTGAGGCGATGCATAAAGGTGGGAATGCTGCCTGTGTAATGAATGCCGCTAATGAAGAAGTAGTACATGCCTTCCTGAAGAACAGGATCGGCTTCCTGCAGATGACGGAGGTGATCGAAGAGATCATGGCGAAGGTGCCGTTCGTTGAAAAACCTACCTTGCATGACTATTATGAAAGCGATCAGGCTGCCAGGGAATACGCCAATTCTATGATCAATGCGATTGTAATTTAATATTACATTAACGCTGTACTGCAGTTGAACCGCCTATATTTGCCGGACTATCTATAGATTATTAACATTATATATTTACGTCAGATTCATCTACATGACCACACAAGAAATATTGATAAAGGCCGGGCAGTTGATACTGTCGCTCTCAATACTGGTAGTATTACATGAGCTTGGGCACTTTATCCCTGCCAAGCTTTTTAAAGCAAGGGTTGAAAAATTCTATCTGTTCTTTGATCCCTGGTTTTCCCTGTTTAAAAAGAAGAAAGGAGATACAGAATATGGGATAGGTTGGTTGCCCCTCGGCGGATATGTAAAGATATCCGGTATGGTGGATGAGAGCATGGACCGTGAGCAGATGGCCAAACCGCCTCAGCCCTGGGAATTCCGTTCTAAACCAGCCTGGCAGCGTCTGATCATTATGATAGGAGGTGTGACTGTGAACCTGATCCTGGGTTTCCTGATATACGCCATGATGCTGTGGCATTGGGGAGAGAGCTATCTGCCTACCAAGAACCTGACCTATGGTATCGCTGTAGATTCACTCGCACAAAGTATCGGTTTACGTGACGGGGATATGGTCCTGTCTGTTAATCACCAGCCCGTAGAGAACTTCAAAGCTATTCCTGCCGAGATCATCCTCCGTGAGGCTACCAGCATCCAGGTAGAACGTGCCGGCAAACCGCTGGATATCAAGATCCCTGCCGGTTTTGTCCGTGAAATGATCAAAAAGAAGGGAACTCTGATGGAAGTACGCATTCCTTTCACTGTGGATAGCGTATTACCGAAATCACCCGCTGAAAAAGCCGGTATCCGGAAAGGCGATAAGACCCTGACGGTGAATGGCCAGCCTGCTTCTTATTTTCATGAGTTCAAAAAAGCCTTACAGCCTTACAAAAATAAAACGATACCAATACAGGTATTACGTGACGGAGATACACTTAAGTTATTCCCCCAGGTATCTGAGAATGGTACTTTAGGTATGTTCCCGGCTAATCCTGTGAAGGATTTCAAATTTGCTACCCGTGAGTATACCTTCTTTGAGGCAATACCAGCAGGTTTTTCCAAATGTATCAGTACATTGGTGAAATATGTTCAGCAGCTCCGCCTGATCTTCGTATCCAAAGAGGTAAAGGCCAATGAGTCATTGGGAGGCTTTATGAGCATTGGCAACCTGTTCCCCGGCTATTGGGACTGGAGTTCCTTCTGGGAAATGACTGCCTTACTATCTATCATCCTGGCGTTCATGAATATCCTGCCGATCCCGGCCCTCGATGGTGGTCACGTACTGTTCCTGCTGTACGAGATCGTTACCGGTCGTAAGCCAAGTGAGAAGTTCCTGGAATATGCGCAAATCATTGGTATGGTCATTCTCTTCAGCCTGCTGATATACGCGAATGGATTGGATGTCTGGAGGAACTGGTTTAAATAATTGACGATCAATTTAAAATAAGAAAAAGAGGCCTTTACGGGCCTCTTTTTTTATGTGGTGAATTTGCTTCACGGCATTATTGAAAAGTTATCAGTTCAATTTTGCTTTCCTGGATCCAACCAGGTATGGATGCCCTGGATATAAGGCATGTTTGCGGCAGGTATAAAGCGTACTTTAGCGCTTCCCGATCCATCTGGGAAAAGTTTATTCTCCCGGCTATTGAATACAAATATCGGTCATTTATCCTGCATTACTCCTTACTGTGATGGAAATTCGTTAGAATGTCTTACCTTTGTAAGCTGCGAAAGCAAACTGGGGTCGCCTGGTTTTGACAGCATAGATCTTTGAGAGTGTAAGCATGTCGTGCGTTGTATAATTAGCACGTAAATCTGAATATACAACCTTTAAATGGCGAATCTAACTACGCCATGGCTGCCTAATCAGCGATTAGCGCACCCATTTTGGCCGCCGCAAGTTCCCGTCTGCTAGAACTGCCGCCGCCTAAATCAAAACCTTAGCGGAATAGGTACTCATGGTTTCTGTGAGTGGGTACCGAAACAACAACGGATAAGGACCAGGCTGGTTAGTTGCGCCCCTGGCATGGTTCCGACACAATAATGCGCAAATAAACATGTAGAAAGCTTTCGGCGAATATGTTTGGACGCGGGTTCGATTCCCGCCGACTCCACATCAGAAATCCCAGATGGGAGAAAAAGGGAAAATATTTAACAGCTACTATAACAATGGTAGCTGTTTTATTTTATAGATGATCTCCTGATAAAATACTAGTTATACTCCTTGTAAATTCATCGCATGTTGATATGACACCGTTTCCTTCAGGCCATCACAATCCTCTGGGTATATAATCGGCTGATCTGAAAGAGTTGCGCGTTCCTTTTCCGTGGAGTAATTGTATGGAAATCTTCCTTTAAATGCCGATTCCTTGTGATACAGAATTTTAATAGCTGTGGTTACCTTCGTGCTACGAAAGCTGATACCATTGCAAACAAGATATTCAGGAAAGATGATGGAAATTAGCTTTCTCTTAATTTGAATATTCCCTTCTTCATAGATATGATGAAGATTGGAGAATAGCGATAAACAGCTCTTTGCAACGTCTGAAAACCTGCTCTTTTTTTTGGCAAGTATTGATCAGATCACATAGAATAGTTATTTGATTTTGGGATCAGTTTTGATTGCTTTAAAGTCTGCGCTATCGATATCTCGATGCAAAAGTAGTTCCGGGCTTTTTCTATTTTGTTGTTTAGTTCATAAACTTTCTTTGTCAAATTGGTTCATTCTTGACGTCATTAAGAACAGTGATACGGGCAAGTATGAAGAGTAGATTTGAAACTTACTATATCATTATTTAAAAAGCACAAATATGGGAACAGAATTTTTCTCAGAAGAGCAGCTGACAATTGTTGAGGAACTATCGGCGGTGCTGCAAAACTGTAAGGAAGCGGCTGATGGACAGTCTGCCTAAAGATATACTAATTTGATTCTTGAAATAGTTTTAGGTTCCTAATTGCCCTTCTCATGGTTTCAATAATATTTTTCCTGCCGGACGCTCGTTTAGCAAGTACTGATGGGCTTCTTCAGCTTCATTAAGCATAAATATTTTAGCGATTGGGGGCGCTATTTTTTCGTTGGCCAAAAGAATGATAATCTCTTGTAGGACTTCACGTAGTGCCTTGGTTCTAGAAGTAGTGACGTAGAGTTTTACGTGTTTTTTTTGGAAGCTTAATTTAAGCAGCAATAACGGAAGCATCGCCTTGATTAGCTTCCAAAATGGCGAACCATTTCCATTGATAGCAGAACCGATACCAAAGGAAACAAGGGTACCACCGGAACGAACTACTTTAAATGATCTGAAGAGTTGAGACCCACCTATAGGATCTAAAACTGCGTCGATATTCGCCTTTCTTTTTCTGATGAATTCAACAAAGTCGTTACTTTGGTAATCAATGGCGGTTGCTCCTTCCTGCTTTACGGCATTAATTTTTTTAGCTGAAACGGTTCCATAGGCTTCTATACCTAGGTATTTGCAGAGCTGGAGTACCGCTAACCCTATTCCCCCTCCGGCCCCATGTATCAATACACTATCGCCTTTTTTGAGTTTTGCTACATTTACCAGTAATTGGTAGGCCGTGGTATAGTTCAACACCGATGCAGCAGCAGCTTCCGGTTTTATCGAACTGGGGAGCAATATCAGCTCTGTAACCGGGAGCGTAATGTAAGTCGTATACCCCCCGGTCAATGTCAAGCCTGCAACCCTATCCCCCTTTTTGAAATTCACGACACCTTCGCCGGTAGAGATAATGATTCCAACAATGTCGTAACCTGGCACCATGGGAAATTTACCGGGACTGATACCCTTTCTGAATAGGATATCACCCATGGCCACACCGCAATATTCAACACGGACGAGTACCTCTCCGATTTTAGGAGATAGAATCTGTTCTTTTATAATACTTAATTCAGCGTATTTGCCAGGATTTTTTATGGCCACTCGATGATTAACCTGATTACTGATAATATTTGTTGACTCTGACATTAGGTGTGTTCTTTATTTCACCCTATTAAAGGATACTGTTTTACCTAAAAGAGATATTCCGATATATCCACGGACAAGCATCACGTCCTGGTTCTTCAGTTTAATGGTACAACTGTACGTTTTACCACTTTTAATGTCATAGATCTTGCCGTCAGACCATTCATCTTTATCAAACCTGAAATGCTCAAGTATTGTCAGGTCTTTGAGAAAGCGCTCACGCAGATTGACATTTGTATTATTGACGTCTTTTTTTGAAGTCTTACCATCAGCTTCATACATATCTTTTGACCAAATCATCTTGCCAAAAAATTCTCCGTGCTGTTTGTAAAGTCTGATCTTCGATTCCCCGTTTTCCATAGCCCAGGTACCAATTATTTCATCACCGGTCTTAGTTTGTCCTAAAGCCGTGTTCCATAATAAAACAGCCAACAGCAGTGCTCCTAAAAAGATTTTTGTTTTCATATTTTATTGTTCTTTCAAAAGTAAATACATTTGGTAATCATTGGTTACTAGTAATCTAAAGGTTACCTGTAACATTTAGATCACTAGTATAATGGAAATGGAAAAGTGTTTAAAAAAGATTGATGAAAGAACAGTCGAAAAGCTGATCCAAAGAGTCGGTGATGCACTCTTTGTTCTTGGTGGAAAGTGGACGCTTAGGATCATCATAGCTTTGTATAATGGCAGTAAGCGATTTAGTGAGCTCCGGCGTGCGGTCAATGGAATTTCGGCAAGAGTGTTATCTAATGAATTGAAGGATTTGGAAATGAATGGATTTCTTAAGCGTGTCGTCGACAACGAAGGCTTTTCGGGTACAGTGTCCTATGAATTGACCGATTACAGTTTTACCTTGGAGGAGGTCGTTTTGGCCCTAAGCAGTTGGGGAGAAAAGCATCTGGAGACGATAAAAAAATCACTGTAAAGGCAATCACCTATTAGCAACGCCCAGGAACGGGAACAATACAGTGAAATGTGTAGTTTCCGTTTTTTTATTTTGCCAAACCTGCACCTGACTAACCAGACACCGGAACACTGCATTTTTTCCGGCATTTGAAGGCATTACTACTTACGTCTGGTTACTAAGCAATATTATCGCAAAGACCAGGTACAATTGATAGATGCCAGCCGACGTTATCGTAAACTGCACGAAAACCCGGGCAATAAAAACTGCGAATTTGCACCTGAGCATATAAGGGAGATAATGGACGTATATGAGCGAATGTTGGCTGTTTATCCCGATCAATGGCAATTCCTTACAACCATACAAAAGGCCAGGGTAGCAACCTTGGATGATCAATTAAAGGCTACTGCATTTTCCTGTATGTAGCCTCAGACTTGCCAGGATCACTGAGACCTCTGCTCATGATAAATAGCCGGTAAAGGAAGACGCCTGCCAGGCGCAGCTGGTAGCCCGCCATCAATTTATCACTTACTTAAAATTTTCCTTGTTACAAATTCATTAAAGAAATGATCCCTGTAAATATTGCCGATCGGTATTTCGTTTTTCCCTATGTATACCGTATTGTTATCGACAGAATCTATGTTGTTTACATTGATGATGTAAGATTTACTGACCCTGACAAAAAAGCTTTTTGGAAGCAGGTCATGAATAGTTTTAATATTCATTAGGGTGATCACTTTTTGATTTGCTAAATAAATGATCACATAATCTTTTAAGCCTTCAATGTAAAGTATATCGCTGAAATGAACTTTGAATATCCTTCGTTCTGATTTTACAAAAAAATAATCATTGGTTATGTTTTCTATGTTGCTGTTGGTATGATCAGTATGGAATAATTTACAATACGTCTGTGCCTTTTCAACCGCTTTTTGAAAGCGCTCCGGTTTTACAGGTTTGATCAAATAATCAATAGCGTCTACGTCATAACTTTCGGAAGCAAATTCATGAAAAGCTGTAGTAAACACCACTAAGGTGGTTTTGGGAATGGTTTTGGCAAATTCGATACCATTCACTCCCGGCATTTGAATATCAAGGAATATCAGATCTACAGCATTTTTTCCCAGGAAAGCTTTAGTGGCTTCTGCTCCGTTAAACGAGCCTATCACCTCCAGATTTTCTGTCTGTTGAACCAGTTTTTCGATAGCTTTTCTTGCCAATGGCTCATCATCTACGATTATACAGTTCATTTTTTTAGATTTAAAAGTAAGGTAACGCAGTACGTCTCCTGATTGTCTTCTATTTTCAAAGTATGTGAGGACGGGAACAGCAATTCTAATCTTCTTTTGACATTTGCCAGACCTAGTCCTCCTGACTTATTAACAGCTTTCACCGCGGGTTTCGAGTTTACGCATTTAAAAAAAAGCCCATTGTGGCCCACATCAAAATATAAATTCAGATAGGATAACTTCGCTGAGTCGTTATTATGCTTTACGGCATTTTCGACAAATGATATAAATAATAAGGGAGGCACCTGAACTCCGCTCAATTCACCTTCTTTGGATATTAAAAAACTGAAATTATCCCGTCTTATTTTCTCCAGGTTCAGGAAATCTTCTAAAAAATGGATCTCCGAAGTTAACAGGACTTTATCTCTTGAGCTGTCATAAAGCTGATAGCGAAGCAGATCACTTAGTTTCACCAATACCTGCGAAGCTTTTTGCGGATCATCCTCAATCAATACGTTGGCATTGTTGAGCGTATTAAAAAGGAAATGCGGATTGATCTGATTCTTGAGCTGTTCCAGTTCACTATTGGTGTTAGCTAATGCCAGGTCATGGATCAGCTGCGCATCAGATATCCACCGCTGAAATAACTTAATTGCTGCCGATGCTATGATAAGCACCATAGTCATAAAGGAAAAAGTAAAAAAGTTAATGTTGTCGTCCTCGTTAGGCAATAGATTACGTTTAAAGGAAACAGCAAAAACTTCGTGAATATAATACGAAATGACCATGCCTGAAAGCACAAAAAGAC from Chitinophaga filiformis carries:
- a CDS encoding winged helix-turn-helix transcriptional regulator, which codes for MEMEKCLKKIDERTVEKLIQRVGDALFVLGGKWTLRIIIALYNGSKRFSELRRAVNGISARVLSNELKDLEMNGFLKRVVDNEGFSGTVSYELTDYSFTLEEVVLALSSWGEKHLETIKKSL
- a CDS encoding DUF2147 domain-containing protein, whose amino-acid sequence is MKTKIFLGALLLAVLLWNTALGQTKTGDEIIGTWAMENGESKIRLYKQHGEFFGKMIWSKDMYEADGKTSKKDVNNTNVNLRERFLKDLTILEHFRFDKDEWSDGKIYDIKSGKTYSCTIKLKNQDVMLVRGYIGISLLGKTVSFNRVK
- a CDS encoding LytR/AlgR family response regulator transcription factor — encoded protein: MNCIIVDDEPLARKAIEKLVQQTENLEVIGSFNGAEATKAFLGKNAVDLIFLDIQMPGVNGIEFAKTIPKTTLVVFTTAFHEFASESYDVDAIDYLIKPVKPERFQKAVEKAQTYCKLFHTDHTNSNIENITNDYFFVKSERRIFKVHFSDILYIEGLKDYVIIYLANQKVITLMNIKTIHDLLPKSFFVRVSKSYIINVNNIDSVDNNTVYIGKNEIPIGNIYRDHFFNEFVTRKILSK
- a CDS encoding sensor histidine kinase; the protein is MGKPLHEETMDANWMLQLIISEKYRFLRHILLIIFCLVVLYYSPADYVEPFETYNRLVVFFQIILIAYSNMYFFVPRFLFRNKYLSYGLFVLSGMVISYYIHEVFAVSFKRNLLPNEDDNINFFTFSFMTMVLIIASAAIKLFQRWISDAQLIHDLALANTNSELEQLKNQINPHFLFNTLNNANVLIEDDPQKASQVLVKLSDLLRYQLYDSSRDKVLLTSEIHFLEDFLNLEKIRRDNFSFLISKEGELSGVQVPPLLFISFVENAVKHNNDSAKLSYLNLYFDVGHNGLFFKCVNSKPAVKAVNKSGGLGLANVKRRLELLFPSSHTLKIEDNQETYCVTLLLNLKK